GGCCTCGCCCGCCGCAGCGCAGGTCAAGCCGACACCGAAAGCCGCGACGGTGGGGCACCCCGACCCTTGCGCGCCGATCGGGCGTACCGCGGACGGCAAGCTGGTCTATTCCATGAAATGCGAGAACCTTCCGGCACCGCCGCCGCCTCCGCCGCAGGCGGAACTGAGGGAGGCGGCCCCTCCGGCCGCCGAGGCTGAGCCGGAAGCGCGGCGGAGCGGCATTTTCGGCTGGTCGTATGACCGCAGGTAGCGTGGGCCCCCTTGCACGGGTCCGGCTGGAGTGCTCTTTGCTTGAAAGTTCCCCTTGGAGGGCCGATGCCCTCCCACCTAGAGAGATGAGATGAGCAAACTCGTTATCCGCGCCGGCGATTTCACCTTCGATGCCCGCTTCGAGGAGCAACTGGCGCCGAAGACCGTCGCCGCATTCCGTAAAGCCATGCCGTTCGAAAGCCACATCATCCACGTGCGCTGGAGCGGCGAGGCCGTGTGGATGCCGCTCGGCGACCTCGATTTCGGCGTCGGCTACGAGAACCACACCAGCTATCCGGCGCCCGGCCAGATTATCCTCTATCCCGGTGGCATCAGCGAGACCGAGATCCTGCTCGCCTATGGCGGCGTGCACTTCGCGAGCAAGATGGGCCAACTCGCCGGCAACCACTTCATCACGCTGACGTCGGGTCTGGAGAATCTGGCGACGCTCGGCAAGAGCGTGCTGTGGAAGGGCGCCCTGCCGATCCGCTTCGAGGAAGTCTGATTTGTCGGAGCCCCGCTATCCCCGTGATCTCCGCGGCTACGGCCGCAACCCGCCGCATCCGCATTGGCCGGGCGGAGCCCGGGTCGCGGTGCAGTTCGTCGTCAACTTCGAGGAGGGCGGCGAGAACAACATTTTGCACGGCGACCGCGCCTCGGAAGCGTTCTTGTCCGACGTTCTCGGCGCGCAGCCCTGGCTCGGTCAGCGCCATGCCAACATCGAATCGATGTTTGAATATGGTTCGCGCGCCGGATTCTGGCGGTTGTGGCGGATGTTCACGATGCGCAAATGGCCGACCACCGTGTTCGGCGTTGCCACGGCGCTGAAACGCAATCCGGAAATCGTCGCCGCCATGAAGGAGGCGGACTGGGATATCGCCAGCCACAGCCTGAAATGGATCGAGCACAAGGACATGAGCGAGGCGCAGGAGCGTGCAGAGATCGCCGAGGCCATCCGCGTGCATACCGAGGCGACCGGCGCGCGGCCCCTCGGCTGGTACACCGGACGCTCCTCGATCAATACCAACAGGCTGCTGATGGAAGAGGGCGGCTTCCTCTATCTCTGCGACTCCTATGCCGACGATCTGCCCTATTGGATCAAGGGTGCGGGCCACAAGCAGCTCATCATCCCCTATACGCTCGACAACAACGACATGCGCTTCATCAACGCGCAGGGCTTTGCGGAGGGCGAGCAGTTCTTCACCTATCTGAAGGACGCCTTCGACGTGCTCTATGCCGAAGGCGAGAGCGCGCCGAAGATGATGTCGGTGGGCCTGCATTGCCGCCTGGTCGGCCGTCCCGGCCGCGCGGCGGGGCTGATGCGCTTCCTTGACCATATCGGAAAGCACGAGCGCGTCTGGGTGCCGACCCGATTGCAGATCGCGCAGCACTGGCACGACAATCTCGCCCATCTCGCCGACGACGCGTTCGAAATCGAGTGAGGCGGGCGGCGATGTTGCAACTGTCGCTGTCCGATCTCAACGCCGCAAGCAAGGCCGATTTCGTCGCGGCGCTTGCCAATATCTTCGAGCACTCGCCATGGATTGCCGAGCGCGTGGCGGACCAGCGGCCCTTTGCCGGCGTCAATCAACTGTTCGCCGCGATGACGGCGGCAGTCGAAAGTGCCGCGGCAGAGCTGCGGCTCGCGCTGATCAAGGCGCATCCCGATCTCGCCGACAAGACGCAGCGTGCAGCGGGACTGACAGCGGAATCCAATGCCGAGCAGAATAGCGTCGGGCTGGATCGGCTGTCGGACGCCGAATACTCGGCGTTCGAGCGCGTCAACAACGCCTACCGCGCAAAGTTCGGCATTCCTTATATCGTCTGCGTGCGCCGCCATACCAAGGATTCGATCCTGCGCGATTTCGAGCAGCGGCTGCCGAACGACACCGAGACCGAGACAGGGCGTTCGATCGCGGAGATCTGCCGCATCGCCGCGTTGCGGCTCGATCAGCTCGTGATCGCCGACGATCGTCTGAAGGTGCACGGCCGGCTCTCCACGCATGTGCTCGACAATCACAGTGGCAAGCCTGCGCCGGGCATCGCGGTCGAGCTTGTGGAGCTTGCCGCGCTCGGCGAGAGCCGCGTGATCACGCGTGCGGTCACCAACCATGACGGCCGCACCGACCAGCCGCTGATCGGCGGCCGGCCCTTACCGATCGGCCGTTACGAGCTCCGCTTCAGCGTTGGCAAATATTTTGCCGCGCGCGGCGTGCCGATGTCGGACCCGCCGTTCCTCGACGAAATCCCGCTGCGCTTTGCGATCAGCGAGCCCGAGGGCCACTACCACGTGCCGCTTCTGGTCACGCCCTGGAGCTATTCGACCTATCGCGGGAGCTAGGCGCCGAACTTCTCGTGCAGCGCCGGGAATAGGCGGTCTGGCTTGAACGGTGTCGACGTGAAACGAATGCCGGTGGCGTCCGCGATCGCGTTGCCGAGCGCGGCAGAAACGGGATTGTACGGACTTTCGCTCATCGATTTTGCGCCCATCGGTCCGATCGTG
This region of Bradyrhizobium sp. CCGUVB1N3 genomic DNA includes:
- the puuE gene encoding allantoinase PuuE encodes the protein MSEPRYPRDLRGYGRNPPHPHWPGGARVAVQFVVNFEEGGENNILHGDRASEAFLSDVLGAQPWLGQRHANIESMFEYGSRAGFWRLWRMFTMRKWPTTVFGVATALKRNPEIVAAMKEADWDIASHSLKWIEHKDMSEAQERAEIAEAIRVHTEATGARPLGWYTGRSSINTNRLLMEEGGFLYLCDSYADDLPYWIKGAGHKQLIIPYTLDNNDMRFINAQGFAEGEQFFTYLKDAFDVLYAEGESAPKMMSVGLHCRLVGRPGRAAGLMRFLDHIGKHERVWVPTRLQIAQHWHDNLAHLADDAFEIE
- a CDS encoding DUF3830 family protein yields the protein MSKLVIRAGDFTFDARFEEQLAPKTVAAFRKAMPFESHIIHVRWSGEAVWMPLGDLDFGVGYENHTSYPAPGQIILYPGGISETEILLAYGGVHFASKMGQLAGNHFITLTSGLENLATLGKSVLWKGALPIRFEEV
- the uraD gene encoding 2-oxo-4-hydroxy-4-carboxy-5-ureidoimidazoline decarboxylase, with translation MLQLSLSDLNAASKADFVAALANIFEHSPWIAERVADQRPFAGVNQLFAAMTAAVESAAAELRLALIKAHPDLADKTQRAAGLTAESNAEQNSVGLDRLSDAEYSAFERVNNAYRAKFGIPYIVCVRRHTKDSILRDFEQRLPNDTETETGRSIAEICRIAALRLDQLVIADDRLKVHGRLSTHVLDNHSGKPAPGIAVELVELAALGESRVITRAVTNHDGRTDQPLIGGRPLPIGRYELRFSVGKYFAARGVPMSDPPFLDEIPLRFAISEPEGHYHVPLLVTPWSYSTYRGS